One genomic segment of Terriglobia bacterium includes these proteins:
- a CDS encoding MBL fold metallo-hydrolase, producing MNITFLGTGTSAGIPVVGCGCGVCQSTDQRNSRTRASVLVSFDTRNILIDTSTDFRAQALREKISRVDAILYTHSHADHILGLDDIRPYNFWQQGAVPIYGRIETLSHIRRAFPYIFESTSALSLVPHVEEVQINGPFELFGMPVTPIPVMHGPNEIVGYRMNGFAYITDFKTIPETSLSLLQGLEVLVLDALRRKPHPTHSNLENSLAVVEVLNPKKAYFTHMCHDLDHQTTEAHFPPHVRLAYDGLKVSLDS from the coding sequence ATGAACATTACCTTCTTAGGCACTGGGACTTCGGCGGGAATTCCTGTCGTAGGGTGTGGCTGTGGAGTCTGCCAATCGACAGATCAGCGTAACTCTCGAACGCGGGCCTCGGTCCTGGTTTCCTTCGACACCAGAAACATACTCATTGATACCTCCACTGATTTTCGGGCCCAGGCCTTGCGGGAAAAAATTTCTCGGGTGGATGCCATCCTTTACACCCACTCCCACGCGGACCACATCCTGGGACTTGACGATATCCGGCCCTACAATTTCTGGCAGCAAGGGGCCGTTCCCATTTATGGCCGCATCGAAACCCTCTCCCACATCCGCCGGGCCTTCCCTTACATCTTCGAATCCACTTCCGCGTTGAGCCTGGTTCCCCATGTGGAGGAAGTCCAGATCAACGGCCCATTTGAGCTCTTTGGAATGCCGGTCACTCCCATTCCCGTGATGCATGGCCCCAATGAAATTGTAGGGTATCGAATGAACGGCTTCGCCTATATTACAGACTTCAAGACCATTCCAGAGACTTCGCTTTCCCTGTTGCAGGGATTAGAGGTCCTCGTGCTGGATGCCCTGCGGCGGAAGCCGCATCCCACGCACTCGAACCTCGAGAATTCCCTCGCAGTCGTGGAGGTCTTGAATCCAAAGAAAGCATATTTTACTCACATGTGCCATGATCTGGACCATCAAACCACTGAAGCCCATTTTCCCCCTCACGTTCGTTTGGCTTATGACGGGCTCAAGGTCTCACTTGACTCATGA
- a CDS encoding bifunctional riboflavin kinase/FAD synthetase — translation MKQFSRLESFPSGLPSPFVTIGNFDGVHLGHQLILKRVVEEAHSRKGCSVVISFSPHPLRILLPDTAPPLIMTSPQKLAALAQHDIDYVLIVPFDEEVSRWSPRHFVERILVHCVAARKVFVGSDFVFGYQQRGNLETLQFLGNEFHFGVEGIPQYTWRQTRVSSSLIRSYVREGNVAEANRLLGRYFTLEGSVTQGAGRGHKLTVPTLNLVSVNELIPKTGVYITQTSFHSSTYPSVTNVGTRPTFDESSLSIESHLLDQDEIEAPSQMSISFFHRLRDERKFAGPIELKNQIGRDVRAARKFFGRLKRFTGATVSPGET, via the coding sequence ATGAAACAATTTTCGCGCCTGGAATCCTTTCCCTCGGGTCTCCCTTCGCCGTTCGTTACGATCGGCAACTTTGATGGCGTGCATCTCGGCCACCAGTTGATTCTCAAGCGGGTCGTGGAAGAAGCCCACTCTCGAAAGGGCTGTTCCGTCGTCATTAGTTTCAGCCCTCACCCGCTTCGAATCTTGTTACCCGACACCGCTCCTCCGCTGATCATGACCTCTCCTCAGAAGCTGGCGGCCCTGGCCCAGCACGATATCGACTACGTCTTGATCGTTCCTTTTGACGAAGAAGTATCTCGATGGAGCCCTCGCCACTTTGTGGAGCGAATCCTCGTGCATTGCGTGGCGGCGAGAAAGGTCTTTGTGGGTTCCGATTTCGTCTTTGGATACCAGCAAAGGGGAAATCTCGAAACACTTCAATTCCTGGGGAATGAATTCCATTTTGGAGTAGAGGGCATCCCCCAATACACCTGGCGCCAGACGCGGGTCAGCAGCAGTTTGATCCGGAGCTATGTCCGCGAAGGCAATGTGGCCGAGGCCAATCGTCTTCTGGGAAGATACTTTACCCTGGAGGGCAGCGTCACTCAGGGGGCCGGACGGGGTCATAAGCTGACAGTCCCCACCCTGAACCTGGTGTCGGTTAACGAGTTGATTCCGAAGACCGGGGTGTACATCACCCAGACTTCATTTCATTCCAGCACCTATCCCTCGGTTACGAACGTGGGAACCCGGCCAACCTTCGACGAGTCGTCACTTTCCATCGAATCCCATCTGCTTGATCAGGATGAGATCGAGGCCCCGAGCCAGATGTCGATATCCTTTTTTCATCGCTTGCGCGATGAGAGGAAATTCGCCGGCCCGATCGAGTTGAAGAATCAAATTGGCCGGGATGTGCGGGCGGCCAGGAAGTTCTTTGGCCGGCTGAAGCGATTCACGGGCGCCACAGTCTCGCCCGGGGAAACCTAG
- a CDS encoding O-antigen ligase family protein codes for MTRLSAAIRLFTFLSIVSILLSIAASESFLALAFLCWLPVGIKEGWNKKRLPVEWPPFFRALQLFVAATILSVLFSVNPHQGMAAIRKLPLFFLCFLVVRFLDQVWIKRVYYSLFGLGSLAGLYAMVQFGEKWWLFQHTQQAADDPTLIFRIHAFMGHWMTFSGEQVLVLAALLGCLVALPIQKTWRWVGAAVLLSVSVALSFTRSVWLAAMAVFAVALLTARKRILLVFPLALIVLLAIFPHAFHDRLDSIVNTGFSSNVARIEMARAGWKLFREHPWFGVGPQRIREEFESILENQGVRNPPFYTGHLHNNFVQLGAERGIFALAAFVWLMVELIVRFWRGTLIATGPVEMRAAYLAALLSTVALVVAGLFEFNFGDSEVLILFLFLISAPYAIRPFTPDPSARSRPNLT; via the coding sequence ATGACGCGACTGAGTGCGGCCATACGGCTTTTTACTTTCCTGAGCATTGTTAGCATCCTGCTCTCCATTGCGGCCTCAGAGAGCTTCCTTGCCCTGGCGTTCCTTTGCTGGCTGCCCGTCGGGATCAAGGAAGGCTGGAATAAGAAGAGGCTCCCTGTCGAATGGCCCCCCTTTTTCAGAGCGCTTCAACTTTTCGTCGCGGCCACCATACTCTCGGTCTTGTTTTCTGTAAACCCGCATCAAGGGATGGCAGCAATCCGGAAGCTGCCACTGTTTTTTCTGTGCTTTCTAGTCGTCCGGTTCCTCGATCAGGTTTGGATCAAGCGCGTCTATTACAGTCTGTTCGGCTTAGGCAGCCTGGCAGGACTCTACGCGATGGTACAGTTCGGGGAGAAGTGGTGGTTATTCCAGCACACTCAGCAGGCCGCGGATGATCCCACTCTCATCTTTCGCATTCATGCGTTCATGGGTCATTGGATGACCTTCAGCGGGGAACAGGTTTTGGTCCTGGCGGCGCTCCTGGGGTGCCTTGTGGCGCTTCCGATCCAGAAGACCTGGAGGTGGGTCGGTGCTGCTGTCTTGCTTTCTGTTTCCGTAGCGTTGAGCTTCACGCGAAGCGTTTGGCTTGCGGCCATGGCGGTTTTTGCCGTGGCGCTGCTCACTGCCCGGAAGCGGATCCTCCTGGTTTTCCCCCTGGCGCTCATCGTGCTGCTCGCGATCTTTCCGCATGCCTTTCACGATCGGCTGGATTCGATCGTGAATACGGGATTCTCTTCCAATGTCGCGCGAATCGAAATGGCACGGGCGGGTTGGAAGTTGTTCCGCGAGCACCCCTGGTTTGGAGTGGGACCGCAGCGAATCAGGGAGGAATTTGAATCAATCCTGGAGAATCAGGGGGTACGCAACCCCCCTTTTTATACCGGCCACCTCCACAACAATTTCGTACAACTCGGGGCAGAACGGGGGATATTCGCCCTGGCGGCCTTTGTGTGGTTGATGGTTGAACTGATCGTCCGGTTCTGGCGAGGAACCCTCATTGCCACAGGCCCCGTCGAAATGCGGGCGGCCTATCTCGCCGCTTTACTGTCGACGGTCGCCCTGGTGGTAGCAGGGCTCTTTGAATTCAACTTTGGTGATTCGGAAGTCCTGATACTATTCCTGTTTCTGATCAGTGCCCCTTACGCCATCCGCCCGTTCACTCCTGATCCTTCGGCACGCTCCAGGCCGAACCTTACATAG